A window of the Brassica napus cultivar Da-Ae chromosome C5, Da-Ae, whole genome shotgun sequence genome harbors these coding sequences:
- the LOC106400120 gene encoding uncharacterized protein LOC106400120, whose amino-acid sequence MASTSSSDQSLSINSHLTSPLFTSYMLSRTSSSSSAVGDYIGTESCFDVLSADEENDVVSPQKPLNRFRYGGRRREEREARAAAAREIPPPIPLLAQTENLLPHMPWVLKRVVTSDGRLILREEKVRHHEYFRAHRSNGRLTLHLVPLDDDVFELPQEPSHYPPDDVDEHDHECDGDDADYHHEVRDDLDDLADNVDKNVIITIRDGEDGVVRNYDDVKDNVHGGSEEEYRKATLSAVVDETAVESGGMVGGGGGSPRGKCLKSCFVGIRAQEIRPVLS is encoded by the coding sequence ATGGCTTCCACTTCTTCATCTGATCAGTCTCTTTCCATCAATTCCCATCTAACCTCACCTTTATTTACGTCATACATGCTTTCACGCACGTCATCTTCTTCATCCGCCGTCGGAGACTACATCGGGACAGAGAGCTGCTTCGACGTCCTTTCCGCCGATGAAGAAAACGACGTTGTCTCCCCACAGAAGCCTTTGAACCGGTTTCGTTATGGAGGAAGGAGGAGGGAGGAAAGAGAAGCTAGAGCTGCGGCGGCGCGTGAGATTCCTCCGCCGATACCGCTGCTTGCTCAGACGGAGAATCTTCTCCCGCACATGCCGTGGGTTCTGAAGCGTGTGGTGACGAGCGACGGGAGGCTTATCCTTAGAGAAGAGAAGGTTCGTCATCACGAGTATTTCCGTGCGCATAGATCCAATGGTCGTCTCACTCTCCACCTTGTTCCTCTTGACGACGACGTTTTCGAACTTCCCCAAGAGCCATCTCATTACCCACCTGATGATGTTGATGAGCATGATCACGAGTGTGATGGTGATGATGCTGATTATCATCACGAGGTGAGAGATGATTTGGATGATCTGGCGGATAATGTTGATAAGAATGTTATTATTACTATCCGTGATGGTGAGGATGGTGTTGTCCGTAATTATGATGATGTTAAGGACAATGTGCATGGTGGTAGTGAAGAAGAATATAGGAAAGCTACATTATCGGCGGTGGTGGACGAGACGGCGGTGGAGAGCGGAGGGAtggttggaggaggaggaggatcgcCAAGAGGAAAGTGTTTGAAGTCATGTTTTGTTGGTATAAGAGCTCAAGAGATCCGACCAGTCCTTAGTTGA